TCCTTGGATGGGCCGAACTGCTGCAGCTCAAGGCCGACCAGCCGGAAACCCTGCTCCAAGGGCTCAAGACCATCGAGCGGAGCACGCGCATTCAATCCCAACTCATCGAGGACCTTTTGGACTTGAGCCGAATCGGATCGGGGAAGCTCCAGCTAGAAAGGGAGGTCGTCGATTTGGGAACGGTCGTCCAGAACGCGGTCGATTCTCTCAGGCAGCGTCTCGACGAGAAGGGCGTCAAGCTGTCCCTGCACATCCCGGAGGGGCCGTGCCGCGTCGACGGCGACGATGAGCGGTTGACCCAAGTCGTCTGGAACATCTTGAACAACGCGGTGAAGTTCACCCCGGCGGGCGGGCGCATTCGGGTCAGGCTGAATCGGACAGGCAACCAGGCAAGCCTGCGGGTCGCCGACAACGGCGAGGGCATCGATGAGGCATTCCTGCCGTTCTTGTTCGACCGTTTCCGCCAAGGCGACTCCTCCAGCTCGCGCAAGCACGGAGGTCTCGGCCTCGGCCTTGCGATCGTCAAGGAACTGGTCGAGCTTCATGGCGGGACCGTGGAAGCATCGAGCGCGGGTCGGGGCAAGGGAGCGACCTTCGTGGTCGAACTTCCATTGTCCGTAACAGACGAGGCCCCGCCTCCAAAGCAAGGCAACGGCAGCCACGAACTTCGCGGCCTGCGTCTGATGGTGGTGGACGACGACGAGAACACCACGGAAGTTCTTTCCCGCCTGCTCACGGTCCAAGGGGCAACGGTGGATGTGTTTCACTCCGCGGACGAGGCGCTCGAAGCCATGGCGTCCAGGCAGCCGGATGTTCTGATCAGCGATCTGAGCATGCCTCAGAAGGACGGATTGGAGTTCATCCGCGAACTCAGGGAGTCGGAGACAGGCGCCCGCACGCCCGCGATTGCGCTCACGGCGTTTGCCCGCACAGAGGATCGCGAATCGGCGTTGAACCTGGGTTTCGACGACCATCTGGCCAAGCCGATCGACCGGATGCGCCTGACGGAGTCCATCCGCCGCGTGCTCCATGCGGAGCCGCCGACGTAAGAGTCGGCCCCTACACCGCGAGCCGGTAGCCGACTCGCGGTTCGGTCAGGAACAGCTTCTGATCGCCGGTCTCCAGCTTCTTGCGCAGATAGCCCATGTAGACCCGAAGGTATTGCGCTTCATCCGCATACTCGGGTCCCCACACCTCTTGCAGCAGTTGCCGGTGCGTCACCACTTTGCCTGCGTGACGGATGAGGGTGCACAGGAGGCGGTACTCCAGAGGCGTGAGATGCACCTCTTCTCCATGGACCTCGATTCTTCGCGCGGACATGTCCACCTTGAGGTGTCCGTGTTCGAAAACCGGGTCTTGGATGGACTCGCTCGAAGTGGGTGCGCGGCGCAACGCCGCCCGGAGACGCGCGAACAACTCGGCGATCCCGAAGGGCTTCATCACATAGTCGTCCGCCCCGGCCTCGAGGCAGTGGACCTTGTAGCCTTCCTGACCTCGTGCCGAGAGAACCAGGATCGGGAGCTGGCTCCATTCGCGGACCCGCTGGATGATCTCGGCCCCGTCAAGATCGGGAAGCCCGAGATCGAGCAGGATGACGTCGGGGTTCTTCCTGGCTGCCAACTCCAACCCCTGGGCGCCGGTCTCGGCCTCGAGGAGTTTGAACTCCGTATCTTCCATTGCGGCCCGAAGCAACCTCCTGATAGGGGCATCGTCCTCGATGACGAGAACGCGGTGTTTGAAAGGCTTGGCTACTTGGCTCATAGGTCAATCCGTAGGGATGTCGATCGCGCAGGCGAACGCTCGGCATCCTCCTTTCTTAGAAGACCTCCAACCGGGAAAGGTTCCCGGCAAGTAGGGGCTCGTTTACGGATTAGCGATGGGATCTGCAGGCGTTCAAGTGCAAAAGATGCCGCGACTCCCACGGAGCGCGGCATCGATGAACGGGAGCAATGTGCGAGAGGTTAGCCCACGACCTTCAACTCGTTGCTTAGAGCCTGCGAGGCGTGCTGCTCGTCGAGGATTCGTTGGGCGATTTGACCCGCGGTGTCCTTCATCTCTTCGGTCTTGACCGTCCCCGTCAACCGAACGCTCGTCTCGTCGCTCTCCACGTTGATCGCGTTTCCGGGATCGTTGAGCAATGGGTTGGCGACGATCGCCCCCTTGATCTCAGGCGTCAGCACCGTCGCGGCAACCGCGCTCCGTGCCGCCTCGGAGGTGGACTCGGCCGCGCGGTCCGCACCTTGCTCGACGTCTTGTGAAATCTCCTTCGTGTCTTTCGCAGCGCCGGCCGCGGTGTCGTCGCACCCGGCAGTGACGTAGAGGACGGCTGCAAGGGCCAGGATGGGCCATGGCGCGAATTTGATGGACATGGGATTCTCCTTCCAACGGCGGTCGAACGGTGAACGCTCCCAAGACGCCGCCGTTGGGTGGGGCTTGGGAGCTCGATGTGAGAGGTGTGTCGTTCGCTAAGTGGTCGGGCGTCGCCCCGCGATGAACGAAATCAGCATCAGGACGAGGAAGACGAAGAACAGAATCTGCGCGATTCCCGCAGATGCGCCTGCCACGCCTCCGAATCCGAACACTCCTGCGACGAGTGCGATCAAAAAGAATACTGCTGCCCAGTAAAGCATGTTGTGTGACCCCCTTGGTCGTGATTGGTTTTCATCTGGAAATTGCGGCCACGGGCCCAAGCTCTCCCGAAGGACACGGTCGTGTGGGTTGCATGAATGCGGTGCTTCCTTGCACCGGACCCGTGTGCCGTCTTCTCCATGAATAAAGTCTATCAAGACATGTGTGTAAAACCCATAAGTCTGCATGGCTAAGAGCGTAAGAACTCATAAGAACGGCCTGTTTCTGCTCGGATTGGCTGGTGAAGCCGGCAGGATTTGGCGTCGAGAGGGAATTCCACCGTAACGCTCGGTCGCCCGAGGCTTCCCACTATCAGCAACGAATCGAGAGAGAGGTGCGAGGATGCTGTTGTTAGGAATCGCGGGAGTATTGATTGCCGGGACGGGCTTTGCCCAAGGGCCCGCCGAAGATGCCGCTCCCGGTCAGTTGACGATCATGGGACCGGACGGGAAGGCGGGCCCCCTGTGTCCCCTCGAAGGCACGAAGGTCGACGCGGACATCGCCGGGTTCGGGGCGCGGGTCACGGTCGTGCAGACCTTCGCCAATCCCACGCGGACCCCGATCGAGGCTTTGTACACGTTTCCTCTGCCCGCGGACGCCGCCGTCGATCGCATGCGCATGCAGGTCGGGGACCGCGTTGTCGAGGGCATGATCCGCCGGCGCGAGGAGGCGCGGCGCATCTATGAGGCCGCCAAGAGCCAGGGCCAGGTGGCAGGCCTGCTCGACCAGGAGCGCCCGAATCTGTTCACCCAGTCGGTGGCCAACATCATGCCTGGCGCCAAGGTGCGCATCGAGATCAGTTATGTGCAGGTTCTCAAGTACGAAGAGGGTCAATTCGAGTTCAGTTTTCCGATGGTGGTGGGGCCCCGCTTCGTGACGGCCAAGACGCCCGACAACCAACTTCTCACCCCTCCGATCGTGCCCAAGGGCATGCGGACCGGGGCGAACATCGAACTCACCGCCCGGTTGGATGCCGGAGCGCCCATCCAGAATCTCGAGTCGGTCCTTCATGCCACGAGCACGAAGCGAGACGGGCCGAGCCGTGCGACCATCACGCTCAGCCGCAAGGACGAGATTCCGAACCGCGACTTCATCCTCCGCTACCGCGTGGCGGGCGACGGAGTCACGGGCGCCGTCCTCACCCATGCGGATCCGCAGAAGGGAGGGTTCTTCACGCTCGTCCTGATGCCGCCCAAGGAGCCGCGCTCGGAAGACATCGCGCCCAAGGAAGTGGTCTTCGTGATGGATCAGAGCGGTAGCCAGTCCGGATTCCCCATCGAGAAATCCAAGGAGCTGACCCTGCAGCTCATCCGCACCCTGAACCCCGAGGACACGTTCAACGTGATCAGCTTTGCCAACGGCGTGCGCCAGTTGTGGTCGGGGCCCCGACGCGTGACCTCCGAGAATCTCGGAGAGGCGCAGCGGTTCGTGGAGGGGCTGCAAGCCAACGGCGGCACTCAACTCCTCTCCGCGGTCCAAGCCGCGCTGCAGCCGGAGCCGGATCCGGACCGATTGCGGCTCGTGGTGTTCAACACCGACGGATTCGTCGGCAACGAGTTCGAGATTCTCGATGCGATCCAGAAGAACCGGGGAGCCGCACGCATGTTCACGTTCGGCATCGGGAACTCCGTCAACCGATTCCTCATCGACTCGATGAGCGCCGAGGGCAAGGGTGACTCGGAGATCGTGACCCTCGCCGAG
This portion of the Fimbriimonadaceae bacterium genome encodes:
- a CDS encoding response regulator, which produces MLRAAMEDTEFKLLEAETGAQGLELAARKNPDVILLDLGLPDLDGAEIIQRVREWSQLPILVLSARGQEGYKVHCLEAGADDYVMKPFGIAELFARLRAALRRAPTSSESIQDPVFEHGHLKVDMSARRIEVHGEEVHLTPLEYRLLCTLIRHAGKVVTHRQLLQEVWGPEYADEAQYLRVYMGYLRKKLETGDQKLFLTEPRVGYRLAV
- a CDS encoding BON domain-containing protein — translated: MSIKFAPWPILALAAVLYVTAGCDDTAAGAAKDTKEISQDVEQGADRAAESTSEAARSAVAATVLTPEIKGAIVANPLLNDPGNAINVESDETSVRLTGTVKTEEMKDTAGQIAQRILDEQHASQALSNELKVVG
- a CDS encoding VIT and VWA domain-containing protein; its protein translation is MLLLGIAGVLIAGTGFAQGPAEDAAPGQLTIMGPDGKAGPLCPLEGTKVDADIAGFGARVTVVQTFANPTRTPIEALYTFPLPADAAVDRMRMQVGDRVVEGMIRRREEARRIYEAAKSQGQVAGLLDQERPNLFTQSVANIMPGAKVRIEISYVQVLKYEEGQFEFSFPMVVGPRFVTAKTPDNQLLTPPIVPKGMRTGANIELTARLDAGAPIQNLESVLHATSTKRDGPSRATITLSRKDEIPNRDFILRYRVAGDGVTGAVLTHADPQKGGFFTLVLMPPKEPRSEDIAPKEVVFVMDQSGSQSGFPIEKSKELTLQLIRTLNPEDTFNVISFANGVRQLWSGPRRVTSENLGEAQRFVEGLQANGGTQLLSAVQAALQPEPDPDRLRLVVFNTDGFVGNEFEILDAIQKNRGAARMFTFGIGNSVNRFLIDSMSAEGKGDSEIVTLAEGADKAVERFVQRTRSPILTDVSVRFEGVSVDQVLPEAIPDVFSEKPIVVKGRYSQPGTGRVIVSGKYGGEVWTHAYPVVLPARDQYGSAIASLWARERVDQLMRQNWLAAQRGGNAEDTSAIVDVALEFGIMSQYTSFVAVESRVVNIGGKQRTVRVPVEMADGVSYEGIFGNRPGAFARSASYGFGGGGFGGGGFSGAAAAKSLSTTTPPARDKAETKSGMTEKELHEFNVRTKIAQPLRGAKGQQEVQIWLADTDPGTLDKLKKAGAKVEVVDEGLRVVFGIVDAAKLEALAQIEQVQRIEKI
- a CDS encoding DUF1328 domain-containing protein; the encoded protein is MLYWAAVFFLIALVAGVFGFGGVAGASAGIAQILFFVFLVLMLISFIAGRRPTT